One Malania oleifera isolate guangnan ecotype guangnan chromosome 9, ASM2987363v1, whole genome shotgun sequence DNA segment encodes these proteins:
- the LOC131163459 gene encoding mitogen-activated protein kinase kinase kinase 20-like, which translates to MAGEDQCSSPQPGEWVKGKVVGCGTFGAVNLAMSKVTGALFVVKSAQSGSGLVSLENEAEILETLNSPHIVRCVGKEFSSETNGNHRLSVFLEYMAGGSLSDVAEKFGGFLDEQVIRLYTRKILQGLQYLHENGIVHCDLKCKNVLLDSSGNIKLADFGCAKRLDARTSRVSIHSWQPICGTPLWMAPEVLRNEGLDFASDVWSLGCTVVEMATGRLPWAENISNPMAAVLRIACGDDMPQFPEKFSEEGLDFLAKCFARDPKRRWTATQLLCHPFVSGENSRKENAFACSPASVLDVRILEVGYESDESESATDQGLLSSKIPFSVRHCSNRKGMALEQQEEEESNLFSAESWITVRSG; encoded by the coding sequence ATGGCTGGAGAGGACCAATGTTCTTCTCCTCAACCCGGGGAATGGGTGAAGGGCAAGGTAGTGGGATGTGGGACTTTTGGCGCTGTCAATTTGGCTATGAGCAAAGTCACCGGGGCGCTCTTCGTTGTCAAGTCTGCACAATCTGGTTCTGGACTTGTTTCTCTAGAAAATGAGGCTGAGATTCTCGAAACCCTGAATTCCCCACATATTGTTCGGTGCGTGGGAAAGGAATTTTCCAGCGAAACAAACGGAAACCACAGGCTCAGTGTTTTCCTGGAATACATGGCCGGAGGCAGTTTGTCGGATGTTGCTGAGAAATTTGGGGGTTTCCTGGACGAGCAAGTAATCCGCTTGTACACTAGAAAAATTCTTCAAGGCCTTCAGTATCTGCACGAGAATGGGATTGTGCATTGTGATCTCAAATGCAAGAATGTGCTTTTGGATTCATCAGGCAACATCAAATTGGCAGACTTTGGATGTGCCAAGAGGCTTGATGCCCGTACGAGCCGTGTATCGATCCATTCTTGGCAGCCTATTTGTGGTACTCCATTGTGGATGGCTCCTGAAGTTCTGAGAAATGAAGGGCTGGATTTTGCTTCAGACGTTTGGTCATTGGGGTGCACCGTTGTCGAAATGGCTACGGGAAGGCTTCCATGGGCCGAAAACATTTCAAACCCGATGGCTGCAGTTCTGAGGATTGCGTGCGGCGACGATATGCCTCAGTTTCCAGAGAAGTTCTCAGAGGAAGGGTTGGATTTCTTGGCAAAGTGCTTCGCAAGAGACCCGAAAAGAAGGTGGACGGCCACACAGTTGCTCTGCCATCCGTTTGTTTCTGGGGAGAATTCCAGAAAGGAGAATGCATTTGCTTGCTCACCAGCAAGTGTTTTAGATGTTCGAATTCTTGAAGTTGGGTATGAGTCGGATGAATCAGAGAGTGCTACTGATCAAGGATTGCTTTCGAGCAAAATTCCATTTTCAGTGAGGCACTGCAGCAACAGAAAGGGAATGGCACTGGagcaacaagaagaagaagagagcaaCCTCTTCTCAGCTGAAAGTTGGATTACTGTTAGATCAGGTTGA